Proteins from a genomic interval of Equus quagga isolate Etosha38 chromosome 13, UCLA_HA_Equagga_1.0, whole genome shotgun sequence:
- the SIGLEC11 gene encoding sialic acid-binding Ig-like lectin 11 isoform X1: MFLLLLPPLLWAGSLQENPRVEIQVPESVTVQEGLCVLVSCTVSSIGVGLNDPAPAYGSWFQKRFSAPKDVLVATNNPARTGKAKTKFPFLLSGDPKTNNCSLSIAGAKKGDGGLYYFQLERGGDLRNTHKSVLVPVTVRALTQTPDIHIDRPLESGCRSHLTCSVPGACFQPTPPIVSWMGAALGAPGLDLRAYNSWEISLTPRPQDHGTNLTCRVTFPRAGVSTEGTLTLSVSFAPRDLTISLFRGNCTELKYPGNGSSLTIPEGESLRLVCVADSNPPATLSWVKGNQTLSPLQASRPGLLELPRVESEHEGEFICQAQHPRGSLRVSLHLSVHYPPQLLGPSCSWEDEGLHCGCSSRAQPAPSLRWRLGERLLEGNSSNASFIITSSSSGPWANSSLSLIEGLSSGLRVSCEATNVHGARNMTVLLLPGKPELREGFVLGAVGGAGVAGLLSLCTCVLFLIVKTCRKAAPEAAAGEDAPSRLGPISPADQYECLPGSSLDRLPPAVAAPGVGEEELHYASLTFCELRPREPRDQEATSTTEYCEVKIRK, from the exons ATGttcttgctgctgctgccgccccTGCTGTGGGCAG GGTCCCTGCAGGAGAATCCGAGGGTGGAGATACAAGTGCCAGAGTCGGTGACGGTGCAGGAGGGCCTGTGCGTCCTCGTGTCCTGCACGGTGTCCTCCATCGGGGTTGGCTTGAATGACCCCGCACCTGCCTACGGCTCCTGGTTCCAGAAAAGGTTTAGTGCCCCAAAGGACGTTCTCGTGGCCACAAACAACCCAGCCAGGACAGGAAAAGCGAAGACCAAGTTTCCATTCCTCCTCTCCGGGGACCCCAAGACCAACAACTGCTCTCTGAGCATCGCAGGCGCCAAGAAGGGGGACGGTGGACTCTATTATTTTCaactggagagaggaggggacttGAGAAACACTCACAAGAGTGTCCTGGTCCCCGTGACAGTGAGAG CGCTGACACAGACCCCCGACATCCACATCGACCGGCCCCTGGAATCTGGCTGCCGCAGCCACCTGACGTGCTCCGTGCCGGGGGCCTGTTTCCAGCCGACGCCCCCCATCGTCTCCTGGATGGGGGCCGCCCTCGGAGCCCCGGGCCTGGACTTGAGGGCCTATAACTCCTGGGAGATCTCGCTCACCCCACGCCCACAGGACCACGGCACCAACCTCACCTGTCGGGTCACCTTTCCCAGGGCTGGCGTCAGCACCGAGGGGACCCTCACCCTCAGCGTGTCCT TTGCTCCACGGGACCTGACCATCAGCCTCTTCCGGGGAAACTGCACAG aactGAAATACCCAGGGAACGGCTCGTCTCTTACCATCCCGGAAGGGGAGTCCCTGCGCCTGGTCTGTGTCGCCGACAGCAACCCTCCGGCTACACTGAGCTGGGTCAAGGGGAACCAGACCCTGAGTCCCCTCCAGGCCTCGAGGCCCGGGCTCCTGGAGCTGCCCCGGGTGGAGTCGGAGCATGAAGGCGAATTCATCTGCCAAGCTCAGCATCCTCGGGGCTCCCTGCGCGTCTCCCTGCACCTCTCTGTGCACT aCCCCCCACAGCTGCTGGGAccctcctgctcctgggaggATGAGGGTCTGCACTGTGGCTGCTCATCCCGAGCCCAGCCGGCCCCCTCCCTGCGCTGGCGGCTGGGGGAGCGTCTGCTGGAGGGGAACAGCAGCAACGCCTCCTTCATCATCACCTCCAGCTCCTCCGGGCCCTGGGCCAACAGCTCCCTGAGCCTCATCGAGGGGCTCAGCTCCGGCCTCAGAGTCAGCTGCGAGGCCACGAATGTCCACGGGGCCCGGAACATGACTGTCCTGCTGCTGCCAG GGAAGCCCGAGCTCCGGGAAGGATTCGTTTTGGGGGCTGTCGGGGGAGCTGGTGTTGCCGGCCTGCTCAGTCTCTGCACCTGTGTCCTCTTCCTCAT AGTGAAGACCTGCAGGAAGGCGGCACCCGAGGCGGCAGCTGGTGAGGATGCCCCCTCCAGGCTGGGTCCTATCTCCCCG gCTGACCAATACGAGTGCCTGCCAGGCAGCTCCCTAGACCGCCTGCCCCCAGCTGTGGCCGCCCCGGGCGTGGGAGAGGAGGAGCTCCACTATGCCTCCCTCACTTTCTGCGAGCTGAGGCCCCGGGAGCCCCGTGACCAGGAGGCCACCAGCACCACTGAATACTGTGAGGTCAAGATCCGCAAATGA
- the SIGLEC11 gene encoding sialic acid-binding Ig-like lectin 11 isoform X2, whose product MFLLLLPPLLWAGSLQENPRVEIQVPESVTVQEGLCVLVSCTVSSIGVGLNDPAPAYGSWFQKRFSAPKDVLVATNNPARTGKAKTKFPFLLSGDPKTNNCSLSIAGAKKGDGGLYYFQLERGGDLRNTHKSVLVPVTVRALTQTPDIHIDRPLESGCRSHLTCSVPGACFQPTPPIVSWMGAALGAPGLDLRAYNSWEISLTPRPQDHGTNLTCRVTFPRAGVSTEGTLTLSVSFAPRDLTISLFRGNCTELKYPGNGSSLTIPEGESLRLVCVADSNPPATLSWVKGNQTLSPLQASRPGLLELPRVESEHEGEFICQAQHPRGSLRVSLHLSVHYPPQLLGPSCSWEDEGLHCGCSSRAQPAPSLRWRLGERLLEGNSSNASFIITSSSSGPWANSSLSLIEGLSSGLRVSCEATNVHGARNMTVLLLPGKPELREGFVLGAVGGAGVAGLLSLCTCVLFLMLTNTSACQAAP is encoded by the exons ATGttcttgctgctgctgccgccccTGCTGTGGGCAG GGTCCCTGCAGGAGAATCCGAGGGTGGAGATACAAGTGCCAGAGTCGGTGACGGTGCAGGAGGGCCTGTGCGTCCTCGTGTCCTGCACGGTGTCCTCCATCGGGGTTGGCTTGAATGACCCCGCACCTGCCTACGGCTCCTGGTTCCAGAAAAGGTTTAGTGCCCCAAAGGACGTTCTCGTGGCCACAAACAACCCAGCCAGGACAGGAAAAGCGAAGACCAAGTTTCCATTCCTCCTCTCCGGGGACCCCAAGACCAACAACTGCTCTCTGAGCATCGCAGGCGCCAAGAAGGGGGACGGTGGACTCTATTATTTTCaactggagagaggaggggacttGAGAAACACTCACAAGAGTGTCCTGGTCCCCGTGACAGTGAGAG CGCTGACACAGACCCCCGACATCCACATCGACCGGCCCCTGGAATCTGGCTGCCGCAGCCACCTGACGTGCTCCGTGCCGGGGGCCTGTTTCCAGCCGACGCCCCCCATCGTCTCCTGGATGGGGGCCGCCCTCGGAGCCCCGGGCCTGGACTTGAGGGCCTATAACTCCTGGGAGATCTCGCTCACCCCACGCCCACAGGACCACGGCACCAACCTCACCTGTCGGGTCACCTTTCCCAGGGCTGGCGTCAGCACCGAGGGGACCCTCACCCTCAGCGTGTCCT TTGCTCCACGGGACCTGACCATCAGCCTCTTCCGGGGAAACTGCACAG aactGAAATACCCAGGGAACGGCTCGTCTCTTACCATCCCGGAAGGGGAGTCCCTGCGCCTGGTCTGTGTCGCCGACAGCAACCCTCCGGCTACACTGAGCTGGGTCAAGGGGAACCAGACCCTGAGTCCCCTCCAGGCCTCGAGGCCCGGGCTCCTGGAGCTGCCCCGGGTGGAGTCGGAGCATGAAGGCGAATTCATCTGCCAAGCTCAGCATCCTCGGGGCTCCCTGCGCGTCTCCCTGCACCTCTCTGTGCACT aCCCCCCACAGCTGCTGGGAccctcctgctcctgggaggATGAGGGTCTGCACTGTGGCTGCTCATCCCGAGCCCAGCCGGCCCCCTCCCTGCGCTGGCGGCTGGGGGAGCGTCTGCTGGAGGGGAACAGCAGCAACGCCTCCTTCATCATCACCTCCAGCTCCTCCGGGCCCTGGGCCAACAGCTCCCTGAGCCTCATCGAGGGGCTCAGCTCCGGCCTCAGAGTCAGCTGCGAGGCCACGAATGTCCACGGGGCCCGGAACATGACTGTCCTGCTGCTGCCAG GGAAGCCCGAGCTCCGGGAAGGATTCGTTTTGGGGGCTGTCGGGGGAGCTGGTGTTGCCGGCCTGCTCAGTCTCTGCACCTGTGTCCTCTTCCTCAT gCTGACCAATACGAGTGCCTGCCAGGCAGCTCCCTAG